Proteins encoded together in one Blastocatellia bacterium window:
- a CDS encoding ABC transporter permease — protein MHTIIQDLRYGLRLLLKRPGFTFLAIITLALGIGANTAIFSVVDAVLLRPLPYPQADRLVFLWSTMIGQGVPTSGSSMPDYRDWRDRNDTLEGLGAFYYGDFSLSSAGSEPERVQGAYITPNLFDVLKVTPALGRGFMPEEDQYGRHRVVLLSYGLWQRRFAGDPGIVGREIKVGGEGFTVAGVMPRGMPFFDNLPEVEMWRPIAFVSGDSLDTRDNHYATLVGRLKPGVTTAQAQEQMSAIARQIEEAHAENKGIGAQVVAAQEQLTGDSRTALLVLLGAVAFVLLVACVNVANLMLARAAARERELAIRASLGASRARIIRQMVIECLPFSLIGAGLGVLLALWGIDLLSALLPNSLPRYNSIAVNGRVLGFTLAVALFTVLLAGLLPALQAVKADVQAALNEGGRSGAGGGRQGRLRRLLVVAEVALALVLLIGAGLMMRSFIKLRQVDVGFSARNVLTMRIALPDAKYAVPRSASDPRQPAGLTFFDQLLTRVEALPGVKSVTAGSILPLGAGSGWGKLMSVEGRPAPPSLDQVPVVRFALISPNYFRTFGISIDQGRAFTPQDDEKGQPVAIINETVARRFFPGEDPVGKTIWMGPPEHLLPADAQTPDNRFVRRLIVGVVADVKGGSLNLPPAAYVYAPLHQYRREGYTNTLMLAVETEGKPEALAAAIREQVQALDPDQPISNVRNMNELLDRALSAAKFSLLLLGLFAGVALVLAAVGIYGVMSYAVTQRTHEIGVRMALGARPADVMRMVIRQGMLLAAAGVGVGVVGAWALTRLMASLLFGVSASDPLTFALIALLLAGVALVACYLPARRATRVDPMIALRYE, from the coding sequence ATGCACACAATCATTCAAGACCTGCGTTACGGGCTGCGGCTGTTGCTCAAGCGGCCCGGCTTTACGTTCTTAGCCATCATCACACTGGCCTTAGGGATTGGCGCCAATACTGCTATCTTCAGCGTCGTGGATGCGGTCTTGCTGCGCCCGTTGCCCTACCCACAGGCCGACCGGCTGGTCTTCCTCTGGTCAACGATGATCGGCCAGGGCGTGCCGACTTCGGGCAGCTCGATGCCGGATTACCGCGACTGGCGCGACCGCAACGACACGCTCGAAGGGCTCGGCGCTTTTTATTATGGCGACTTCAGCCTCTCTTCGGCGGGCAGCGAGCCGGAGCGCGTCCAGGGTGCTTACATCACGCCGAACCTCTTCGATGTGTTGAAAGTTACGCCGGCGCTTGGGCGCGGCTTTATGCCCGAAGAAGATCAGTACGGGCGGCACCGCGTCGTCCTGCTCAGCTATGGGCTGTGGCAGCGGCGCTTCGCCGGCGATCCCGGCATCGTCGGGCGCGAGATCAAGGTTGGCGGCGAAGGCTTCACGGTCGCCGGGGTTATGCCACGAGGCATGCCGTTTTTCGACAACCTGCCCGAAGTCGAGATGTGGAGGCCAATCGCCTTTGTGTCCGGCGATAGCCTCGACACCCGCGACAATCACTACGCCACTCTTGTCGGACGGCTCAAGCCGGGCGTCACCACGGCGCAGGCGCAAGAGCAGATGAGCGCCATTGCCCGCCAGATTGAAGAAGCCCACGCTGAAAACAAAGGCATCGGCGCGCAGGTCGTGGCGGCGCAAGAACAGCTCACCGGCGATTCGCGGACCGCATTGCTGGTGCTGTTGGGCGCGGTCGCTTTCGTGTTGCTGGTCGCCTGTGTCAATGTCGCCAACTTGATGCTGGCGCGAGCGGCGGCGCGCGAGCGCGAGCTAGCGATCCGCGCCAGCCTCGGCGCGAGCCGTGCGCGCATCATCCGGCAAATGGTGATCGAGTGTCTGCCGTTCAGCTTGATCGGCGCCGGCCTCGGCGTCTTGCTGGCGCTGTGGGGCATTGATCTGCTGTCGGCGCTGCTGCCCAATTCGCTGCCGCGCTACAACTCAATTGCCGTCAACGGGCGCGTGCTCGGCTTCACGCTGGCCGTCGCGTTGTTTACTGTCTTGCTCGCCGGTCTGTTGCCTGCATTACAAGCCGTCAAGGCCGACGTGCAGGCGGCGCTCAACGAAGGCGGGCGCAGCGGCGCGGGCGGCGGCAGGCAAGGACGCTTGCGCCGCTTGCTGGTCGTCGCTGAAGTGGCCCTGGCGCTGGTGCTATTGATCGGCGCCGGCCTGATGATGCGCAGCTTCATCAAGCTGCGGCAGGTGGATGTCGGCTTCAGCGCCCGCAATGTTCTGACCATGCGAATCGCGCTGCCCGACGCCAAGTACGCAGTGCCCCGGAGCGCCAGCGATCCGCGCCAGCCGGCGGGCCTGACCTTCTTTGACCAGTTGCTCACCCGCGTCGAAGCGTTGCCCGGTGTCAAGAGCGTCACCGCCGGCTCGATCCTGCCGCTCGGCGCCGGCTCAGGCTGGGGCAAGCTCATGAGCGTCGAAGGTCGCCCGGCGCCGCCTTCGCTCGATCAAGTCCCGGTCGTGCGCTTCGCTTTGATCAGCCCGAATTACTTTCGCACCTTTGGCATCAGCATAGACCAGGGCCGCGCCTTTACGCCGCAGGATGACGAGAAGGGGCAACCGGTCGCCATCATCAACGAGACGGTGGCGCGGCGCTTCTTTCCCGGCGAAGACCCTGTCGGCAAGACGATCTGGATGGGGCCGCCTGAGCATCTGTTGCCTGCCGACGCGCAGACGCCGGATAATCGTTTCGTTCGTCGCTTGATCGTCGGCGTGGTCGCCGATGTCAAAGGTGGCAGCCTCAACCTGCCGCCTGCCGCCTACGTCTACGCGCCGCTGCACCAGTACCGGCGCGAAGGCTATACCAACACGCTGATGCTCGCCGTCGAGACCGAAGGCAAGCCGGAAGCCCTGGCCGCGGCCATTCGCGAACAGGTGCAGGCGCTCGACCCCGACCAGCCAATCAGTAATGTACGTAACATGAACGAGTTGCTCGACCGGGCGCTCTCGGCAGCCAAGTTCAGCCTGTTACTGCTCGGCCTGTTTGCCGGCGTCGCCCTGGTGCTGGCGGCGGTCGGCATCTACGGCGTGATGTCGTATGCAGTGACGCAGCGCACACATGAGATCGGCGTGCGGATGGCGCTCGGAGCGCGGCCCGCTGACGTGATGCGGATGGTCATTCGTCAAGGCATGTTGTTGGCGGCGGCGGGCGTCGGGGTCGGCGTTGTTGGCGCATGGGCGTTGACGCGCTTGATGGCGAGCCTGTTGTTCGGCGTCAGCGCCAGCGACCCGTTGACCTTCGCGCTGATCGCTTTGCTGCTCGCAGGTGTCGCGCTCGTAGCCTGCTACCTGCCGGCGCGCCGCGCCACCCGTGTCGATCCGATGATCGCGCTCAGGTACGAATAG